A window of Clavibacter michiganensis contains these coding sequences:
- a CDS encoding RNA degradosome polyphosphate kinase produces the protein MDSETYIGDAKAVAESLDDFDDEDELLEDDGTLPEGRFLDRELSWLAFNRRVLELAEDPELPVLERANFLAIFASNLDEFFMVRVAGLKRRIATGLAVPTNIGRTPAEVLSAINETAYRLQVRHAAAFNDSVRPALEEHGIRIVRWDSLDEAQQDRLHELFSEQVFPVLMPLAVDPAHPFPYISGLSLNLSVRIRNPKTNRQEFARIKVPQMLPRFMPLTPDTRSGPIDFIALEDLIANQLETLFPGMEIVEHHVFRVTRNEDVQIEEDETENLIQALEKELLRRRFGPPIRLEISDDMDAVTLDLLMRELDITEQEVFTLPSPLDLGGLFDLAKLDPPALHYPNNVPTTAVALKPAEDNSRADIFRSIAQQDILLHHPYESFTTSVQAFLEQAAADPHVLAIKQTLYRTSGDSPIVEALIDAAEAGKQVLALVEIKARFDEQANITWARKLEKAGVHVVYGVAGLKTHCKLALVIRQEKGGVLRHYSHIGTGNYNPKTSRIYEDLGLLTADDVVGKDLTRLFNELSGYGIEKKFKRLLVAPLHLRKGLLKRIAVETQNALDGKPSGIRIKVNSIVDEKIIDALYRASNAGVPVQVWVRGICSLTPGQPGLSENIEVRSILGRYLEHSRVFSFVNDGDQATYIGSADMMHRNLDRRVEALVRLVDPAHLQEIEDLFDRAMADTTSAWILDSAGEWTRRNKGADGTTLEDLQTAVMGIVSKRKRRVLR, from the coding sequence ATGGACAGCGAGACGTACATCGGCGATGCGAAGGCGGTCGCCGAATCCCTGGACGACTTCGATGACGAGGACGAGCTCCTCGAGGACGACGGGACCCTCCCCGAGGGCCGCTTCCTCGACCGCGAGCTGAGCTGGCTGGCGTTCAACCGCCGCGTCCTCGAGCTGGCGGAGGACCCCGAGCTGCCCGTCCTCGAGCGCGCCAACTTCCTCGCCATCTTCGCCAGCAACCTCGACGAGTTCTTCATGGTCCGCGTCGCCGGCCTCAAGCGCCGCATCGCCACGGGCCTCGCCGTCCCCACGAACATCGGCCGCACCCCCGCCGAGGTGCTCTCCGCCATCAACGAGACCGCCTACCGCCTGCAGGTCCGTCACGCGGCCGCCTTCAACGACAGCGTCCGGCCGGCCCTCGAGGAGCACGGCATCCGCATCGTGCGCTGGGACTCGCTCGACGAGGCGCAGCAGGACCGCCTGCACGAGCTGTTCTCCGAGCAGGTCTTCCCCGTGCTCATGCCGCTGGCGGTGGATCCCGCGCACCCGTTCCCCTACATCTCCGGCCTGTCGCTCAACCTCTCGGTGCGCATCCGCAACCCGAAGACGAACCGCCAGGAGTTCGCGCGCATCAAGGTGCCGCAGATGCTGCCGCGCTTCATGCCGCTCACGCCGGACACGCGCTCGGGCCCCATCGACTTCATCGCACTCGAGGACCTCATCGCGAACCAGCTCGAGACGCTGTTCCCCGGCATGGAGATCGTCGAGCACCACGTCTTCCGCGTCACGCGCAACGAGGACGTGCAGATCGAGGAGGACGAGACCGAGAACCTCATCCAGGCCCTCGAGAAGGAGCTGCTGCGCCGCCGGTTCGGCCCGCCCATCCGCCTCGAGATCTCGGACGACATGGACGCGGTCACGCTCGACCTCCTCATGCGCGAGCTCGACATCACCGAGCAGGAGGTGTTCACGCTCCCGTCCCCGCTCGACCTCGGCGGCCTGTTCGACCTCGCCAAGCTCGACCCCCCGGCGCTGCACTACCCGAACAACGTGCCCACCACGGCCGTCGCGCTGAAGCCCGCCGAGGACAACTCGCGGGCCGACATCTTCCGCTCCATCGCGCAGCAGGACATCCTGCTGCACCACCCCTACGAGTCGTTCACCACGAGCGTGCAGGCGTTCCTCGAGCAGGCCGCCGCGGATCCGCACGTGCTCGCCATCAAGCAGACGCTGTACCGCACGAGCGGCGACAGCCCCATCGTCGAGGCGCTCATCGACGCGGCCGAGGCGGGCAAGCAGGTGCTCGCGCTGGTGGAGATCAAGGCCCGGTTCGACGAGCAGGCCAACATCACGTGGGCCCGCAAGCTCGAGAAGGCCGGCGTGCACGTGGTGTACGGCGTCGCGGGCCTCAAGACCCACTGCAAGCTCGCGCTCGTCATCCGCCAGGAGAAGGGCGGGGTGCTCCGGCACTACAGCCACATCGGGACGGGCAACTACAACCCCAAGACGAGCCGCATCTACGAGGACCTCGGGCTCCTCACGGCGGACGACGTGGTGGGCAAGGACCTGACGCGCCTGTTCAACGAGCTCTCCGGCTACGGCATCGAGAAGAAGTTCAAGCGCCTGCTGGTCGCGCCGCTGCACCTGCGGAAGGGCCTGCTCAAGCGCATCGCCGTGGAGACGCAGAACGCGCTCGACGGCAAGCCGAGCGGCATCCGCATCAAGGTCAACTCCATCGTCGACGAGAAGATCATCGACGCGCTCTACCGGGCCAGCAACGCGGGCGTGCCCGTGCAGGTCTGGGTGCGCGGCATCTGCTCGCTCACGCCGGGGCAGCCGGGGCTCAGCGAGAACATCGAGGTGCGGTCGATCCTCGGGCGCTACCTCGAGCACAGCCGCGTCTTCTCGTTCGTCAACGACGGCGACCAGGCCACCTACATCGGCAGCGCCGACATGATGCACCGCAACCTCGACCGCCGCGTCGAGGCGCTCGTGCGGCTCGTGGATCCCGCGCACCTGCAGGAGATCGAGGACCTGTTCGACCGCGCCATGGCCGACACCACCTCCGCCTGGATCCTCGACTCCGCCGGGGAGTGGACGCGCCGCAACAAGGGCGCGGACGGCACCACGCTGGAGGACCTGCAGACCGCGGTGATGGGCATCGTGTCCAAGCGCAAGCGGCGCGTGCTCCGCTGA
- a CDS encoding NUDIX hydrolase: MGDVPPVPSVFAAGAVVWRVVDGRIRVLIIHRTRRRDTSLPKGKVDPGETLPQTAVREVHEETGLRVALGVPLGAIEYGISGGRRKSVSYWAAEATDAMVEAGRFEPDDEVESVEWVSIPNARKRLDYPGEVQILDLFAGLVETGSHRSFALIALRHGHAVQPYEWDGADASRPLSARGRDEVRTIVPTLLAFGPRVVTSSTAERCMQTVAPLAEALGRRVKEDAGISQDAYETYGGSVRETVAKRVRKARSAVLCSHSPVLPEILHEIALATETPRASRMPRAGMLSPAEFSVVHLSASDPEAGILAVETYGPSV, translated from the coding sequence GTGGGGGACGTGCCCCCTGTCCCCTCCGTCTTCGCCGCGGGCGCCGTCGTCTGGCGCGTGGTCGACGGCCGGATCCGGGTGCTCATCATCCACCGCACGCGACGCCGCGACACCTCCCTGCCGAAGGGCAAGGTGGATCCCGGCGAGACGCTCCCGCAGACCGCCGTCCGCGAGGTGCACGAGGAGACCGGCCTCCGGGTCGCGCTCGGCGTGCCGCTCGGCGCCATCGAGTACGGCATCTCCGGCGGTCGCCGCAAGTCGGTGAGCTACTGGGCCGCCGAGGCCACGGACGCCATGGTCGAGGCGGGCCGCTTCGAGCCGGACGACGAGGTCGAGAGCGTCGAGTGGGTCTCCATCCCCAACGCCCGCAAGCGCCTCGACTACCCCGGCGAGGTGCAGATCCTCGACCTCTTCGCCGGGCTCGTGGAGACGGGCTCGCACCGCTCGTTCGCCCTCATCGCGCTGCGCCACGGCCACGCCGTGCAGCCGTACGAGTGGGACGGGGCCGACGCCTCCCGGCCGCTCAGCGCGCGCGGACGCGACGAGGTCCGCACGATCGTGCCGACGCTCCTCGCCTTCGGGCCGCGGGTCGTCACGAGCAGCACCGCCGAGCGCTGCATGCAGACGGTGGCACCCCTCGCGGAGGCCCTCGGCCGTCGGGTGAAGGAGGACGCGGGCATCAGCCAGGACGCGTACGAGACCTACGGCGGATCCGTGCGGGAGACCGTCGCGAAGCGCGTGCGCAAGGCCCGCAGCGCCGTGCTCTGCAGCCACAGCCCGGTCCTCCCGGAGATCCTGCACGAGATCGCCCTCGCCACCGAGACGCCCCGCGCCAGCCGCATGCCGCGGGCGGGGATGCTGTCACCCGCCGAGTTCTCGGTGGTGCACCTGTCGGCGTCGGACCCGGAGGCGGGGATCCTCGCGGTGGAGACGTACGGGCCGTCCGTCTGA
- a CDS encoding phosphate ABC transporter substrate-binding protein PstS gives MKISRLGSAAALAAVTALALSSCASNEAPAEGGDASASTLSGTLNGIGATSQGAAQEAWNAAFQIANPDVTVTYAGEGSGAGREAFMAGGQNAAFAGSDRALKTDELTGTFGQCADGVKPIDLPAYISPIALIFQVDGVKELHLDAATTAGIFKGTITKWNDPAIVALNPDATLPDAGITAVHRSDDSGTTENFAKYLNTTAKTVWDAEPKGVWPYQGGEAAQGTTGVVDAVKGGSNIIGYADASKAGTLGVAKIKVGDEFVGYSPEAAAAVVEASPEAEGREANDVVFDIDYSTTESGVYPIVLVSYLIACQEYKDPAVGELVKAYLGYVTSSEGQQLAAEKAGAAPLSDTVSAQVKTAVESIK, from the coding sequence GTGAAGATCTCGCGTCTCGGCAGCGCAGCAGCGCTCGCCGCCGTCACCGCCCTCGCACTCTCCTCCTGCGCCTCCAACGAGGCGCCCGCCGAGGGGGGCGACGCCTCGGCGTCCACCCTGTCCGGCACGCTGAACGGCATCGGTGCCACCTCCCAGGGCGCAGCCCAGGAGGCCTGGAACGCCGCGTTCCAGATCGCGAACCCCGACGTCACCGTCACCTACGCCGGCGAGGGTTCCGGCGCCGGGCGCGAGGCGTTCATGGCCGGCGGTCAGAACGCCGCCTTCGCCGGCTCCGACCGCGCGCTCAAGACCGACGAGCTCACGGGCACGTTCGGCCAGTGCGCCGACGGCGTCAAGCCGATCGACCTCCCCGCCTACATCTCCCCCATCGCGCTGATCTTCCAGGTCGACGGCGTGAAGGAGCTGCACCTCGACGCCGCCACCACGGCCGGCATCTTCAAGGGCACCATCACGAAGTGGAACGACCCGGCCATCGTCGCGCTCAACCCCGACGCCACGCTGCCCGACGCGGGCATCACCGCCGTGCACCGCTCGGACGACTCGGGCACCACCGAGAACTTCGCGAAGTACCTCAACACCACGGCCAAGACGGTCTGGGACGCGGAGCCCAAGGGCGTCTGGCCCTACCAGGGCGGCGAGGCGGCCCAGGGCACGACCGGCGTGGTCGACGCCGTCAAGGGCGGCAGCAACATCATCGGCTACGCCGACGCGTCCAAGGCCGGCACCCTCGGCGTCGCGAAGATCAAGGTCGGCGACGAGTTCGTCGGCTACTCGCCGGAGGCCGCAGCCGCCGTCGTCGAGGCCTCGCCCGAGGCCGAGGGCCGCGAGGCGAACGACGTCGTCTTCGACATCGACTACTCCACCACCGAGTCGGGTGTCTACCCGATCGTCCTCGTCAGCTACCTCATCGCCTGCCAGGAGTACAAGGACCCGGCCGTCGGCGAGCTCGTCAAGGCCTACCTCGGCTACGTGACCAGCAGCGAGGGCCAGCAGCTCGCCGCCGAGAAGGCCGGCGCCGCGCCGCTCTCCGACACGGTCTCCGCTCAGGTCAAGACCGCGGTCGAGTCGATCAAGTAG
- the pstC gene encoding phosphate ABC transporter permease subunit PstC — MTTAAPQPPEAPESDRPRDVAAATAAPRSSQDAKPKARVGDRVFSGLSRGSGTLILVILAAVALFLIVQSIPALTAPPAEVSGGSGFWAYVGPLMFGTVYAAALAMLMAVPVAIGIALFISHYAPRRLAQGLGYIIDLLAAVPSVVFGLWGIAVLAKFLQPFYEFLTDTFGWFPLFAGPVSGTGRTIFTVAVVLAVMILPIVTALCREVFLQTPKLHEEAALALGATRWEMIQTAVLPFGRPGIISASMLGLGRALGETMAVAIVLSPAAVVNFAWFQSTNSNTIAANIALSFPEAYGLKINELIASGLMLFVITLAVNMLARYIISRRKAFSGAN; from the coding sequence ATGACGACCGCCGCCCCGCAGCCTCCCGAGGCTCCCGAGTCCGATCGGCCGCGCGACGTCGCCGCCGCCACCGCAGCTCCCCGCAGCTCCCAGGACGCGAAGCCCAAGGCCCGCGTGGGCGACCGCGTCTTCTCCGGCCTCTCCCGGGGGTCCGGCACGCTGATCCTCGTGATCCTCGCGGCCGTCGCGCTGTTCCTCATCGTGCAGAGCATCCCCGCCCTCACCGCGCCTCCTGCCGAGGTCTCCGGCGGCAGCGGCTTCTGGGCCTACGTCGGGCCGCTCATGTTCGGCACCGTCTACGCCGCGGCGCTCGCCATGCTCATGGCCGTCCCCGTCGCCATCGGCATCGCGCTCTTCATCTCGCACTACGCGCCCCGCCGCCTCGCGCAGGGCCTCGGCTACATCATCGACCTGCTCGCGGCCGTCCCCTCCGTGGTGTTCGGCCTCTGGGGCATCGCGGTGCTGGCGAAGTTCCTGCAGCCGTTCTACGAGTTCCTCACCGACACGTTCGGCTGGTTCCCGCTCTTCGCCGGCCCCGTCTCGGGCACCGGCCGCACGATCTTCACGGTCGCGGTGGTCCTCGCCGTCATGATCCTGCCGATCGTGACCGCGCTCTGCCGCGAGGTCTTCCTGCAGACCCCGAAGCTGCACGAGGAGGCGGCGCTGGCCCTCGGCGCGACCCGCTGGGAGATGATCCAGACCGCCGTCCTGCCGTTCGGCCGCCCCGGCATCATCTCTGCCTCCATGCTCGGCCTCGGCCGCGCCCTCGGCGAGACGATGGCGGTCGCGATCGTCCTCTCCCCCGCCGCGGTCGTGAACTTCGCGTGGTTCCAGTCCACGAACTCGAACACCATCGCCGCGAACATCGCGCTGAGCTTCCCCGAGGCGTACGGCCTCAAGATCAACGAGCTCATCGCATCCGGCCTCATGCTCTTCGTCATCACGCTGGCCGTGAACATGCTGGCCCGCTACATCATCAGCCGCCGCAAGGCCTTCTCCGGAGCGAACTAA
- the pstA gene encoding phosphate ABC transporter permease PstA, whose protein sequence is MATTAPSRTRPVASTLPNSLTAGKLHRFTAPAIFVVSWLVMAAVFLVLELSGAADSFNIVGTAVFGTILFGVALFCFSLAVEGERKAKDRVITILVTVAFVLALIPLISLVFTAVTNGSNRFDPLFFTSSLRNVVGEGGGGLHAIIGTLIVTAIAAVISIPVGLMAAIYLVEYGRGRLARAITFFVDVMTGIPSIVAGLFAYALLVIFLGPGVRLGFGGALALSVLMIPVVVRSAEEMLKLVPNELREASYALGVPKWLTIVKIVLPTSLAGIVTGVMLAIARVIGETAPLLIVAGFTQSMNYNPFKDQMMTLPVFVFRQYADQGSDAFAYVDRAWTGALVLILIVMVLNVIARLIARIFAPKLGR, encoded by the coding sequence ATGGCGACGACCGCACCCTCCCGCACGCGTCCCGTGGCGAGCACCCTCCCCAACTCCCTCACCGCCGGCAAGCTGCACCGGTTCACGGCCCCGGCGATCTTCGTCGTGTCCTGGCTCGTCATGGCGGCCGTGTTCCTGGTGCTCGAGCTCTCAGGCGCCGCGGACAGCTTCAACATCGTCGGCACCGCGGTCTTCGGCACGATCCTGTTCGGCGTCGCGCTGTTCTGCTTCTCCCTCGCCGTGGAGGGCGAGCGGAAGGCGAAGGACCGGGTCATCACGATCCTCGTCACGGTCGCGTTCGTGCTCGCGCTCATCCCGCTCATCTCGCTCGTGTTCACGGCGGTCACCAACGGCTCCAACCGCTTCGACCCGCTGTTCTTCACCTCGAGCCTCCGCAACGTGGTGGGCGAGGGCGGTGGCGGTCTCCACGCCATCATCGGCACGCTGATCGTCACGGCCATCGCCGCGGTGATCTCCATCCCCGTAGGCCTGATGGCGGCCATCTACCTCGTCGAGTACGGCCGCGGCCGCCTGGCCCGTGCCATCACGTTCTTCGTCGACGTCATGACGGGCATCCCGTCGATCGTCGCGGGCCTCTTCGCATACGCGCTGCTCGTGATATTCCTCGGTCCGGGCGTCCGCCTGGGCTTCGGCGGCGCGCTGGCGCTCTCGGTGCTGATGATCCCCGTGGTCGTGCGCAGCGCCGAGGAGATGCTCAAGCTGGTGCCGAACGAGCTCCGCGAGGCGTCCTACGCGCTCGGCGTGCCGAAGTGGCTGACGATCGTGAAGATCGTGCTGCCCACGTCGCTCGCCGGCATCGTCACGGGCGTGATGCTCGCGATCGCCCGCGTCATCGGCGAGACCGCACCGCTCCTCATCGTCGCCGGGTTCACGCAGAGCATGAACTACAACCCCTTCAAGGACCAGATGATGACCCTGCCGGTGTTCGTGTTCCGGCAGTACGCCGACCAGGGCAGCGACGCGTTCGCCTACGTGGACCGCGCGTGGACCGGCGCGCTCGTGCTGATCCTCATCGTCATGGTGCTGAACGTCATCGCCCGCCTCATCGCCCGCATCTTCGCCCCCAAGCTCGGCCGCTAG
- the pstB gene encoding phosphate ABC transporter ATP-binding protein PstB has translation MSKSIEVNDLNVYYGKFKAVEDVNLRIEPRTVTAFIGPSGCGKSTFLRTLNRMHEVIPGAYVEGEVLVDGNDLYGPGVDPVLVRRQVGMVFQRPNPFPTMSIRDNVLAGVKLNNRKISKSDADALVEQSLQGANLWNEVKDRLALPGSGLSGGQQQRLCIARAIAVQPDVVLMDEPCSALDPISTLAIEDLIEELKAQYTIVIVTHNMQQASRVSDRTAFFNIAGTGKPGKLIEYDDTTTMFSKPSVQATEDYVSGRFG, from the coding sequence TTGTCCAAGAGCATCGAAGTCAACGACCTGAACGTCTACTACGGCAAGTTCAAGGCGGTCGAGGACGTCAACCTGCGGATCGAGCCGCGCACCGTCACCGCGTTCATCGGCCCGTCCGGCTGCGGCAAGTCGACCTTCCTCCGCACGCTCAACCGCATGCACGAGGTGATCCCCGGCGCGTACGTGGAGGGCGAGGTGCTGGTCGACGGCAACGACCTCTACGGCCCCGGCGTCGACCCGGTGCTCGTGCGCCGCCAGGTCGGCATGGTCTTCCAGCGGCCGAACCCGTTCCCCACCATGTCGATCCGCGACAACGTGCTCGCGGGCGTCAAGCTCAACAACCGCAAGATCTCCAAGTCGGACGCGGACGCGCTCGTCGAGCAGTCCCTGCAGGGCGCCAACCTCTGGAACGAGGTGAAGGACCGCCTGGCCCTCCCCGGATCCGGCCTCTCGGGTGGCCAGCAGCAGCGCCTCTGCATCGCGCGCGCCATCGCGGTGCAGCCCGACGTGGTGCTGATGGACGAGCCGTGCTCCGCCCTCGACCCGATCTCCACGCTCGCCATCGAGGACCTCATCGAGGAGCTCAAGGCGCAGTACACGATCGTCATCGTGACCCACAACATGCAGCAGGCCAGCCGCGTCTCCGACCGCACGGCCTTCTTCAACATCGCCGGCACCGGCAAGCCCGGCAAGCTCATCGAGTACGACGACACCACCACGATGTTCTCCAAGCCCAGCGTGCAGGCCACCGAAGACTACGTGAGCGGCCGCTTCGGCTGA
- a CDS encoding anti-sigma factor domain-containing protein encodes MTTDDDIRTLTAAYALGAVDAEEAAEFEALLERDPVLRAEVEELRATAADLAWTAEPVDPSPRLKVDIMAMLDATPQLPPLVAPSAATDDDRSPAPVTELRSATSGGAVTGAPATSSSPSRERLGSASARASERWFRKPGALIGVAAAAVVLVVGGVVVGTNMGGPGTSQAPVASAYEQVTTASDVVIDKRDVVGGGTATVYFSASEAKTAVVLNDASPLPEGRVLQMWYVGASGAVSAGVMPAADGAGHAVLDGSYTPGDTVAITVEPEGGSEQPTTEPIVAVTST; translated from the coding sequence ATGACCACCGACGACGACATCCGCACGCTCACCGCGGCGTACGCGCTCGGCGCGGTCGACGCCGAGGAGGCCGCCGAGTTCGAGGCCCTCCTCGAGCGCGACCCCGTCCTGCGCGCCGAGGTCGAGGAGCTGCGGGCGACCGCGGCCGACCTGGCCTGGACCGCCGAGCCGGTGGATCCCTCGCCTCGCCTCAAGGTCGACATCATGGCCATGCTCGACGCCACCCCGCAGCTGCCGCCGCTCGTCGCGCCGAGCGCGGCGACGGACGACGACCGCAGCCCCGCGCCCGTCACCGAGCTGCGTTCCGCCACCTCCGGAGGAGCCGTCACCGGTGCTCCCGCGACGTCCTCCTCCCCGTCGCGCGAGCGCCTCGGATCCGCATCCGCCCGGGCCTCCGAGCGCTGGTTCCGCAAGCCGGGCGCCCTCATCGGCGTCGCCGCGGCAGCCGTCGTGCTCGTCGTGGGCGGCGTGGTCGTCGGCACGAACATGGGCGGTCCCGGCACCTCGCAGGCGCCGGTCGCCTCCGCCTACGAGCAGGTCACCACGGCGTCCGACGTCGTCATCGACAAGCGCGACGTCGTCGGCGGCGGCACGGCCACGGTCTACTTCTCCGCATCAGAGGCCAAGACGGCCGTCGTCCTGAACGACGCGTCGCCGCTGCCCGAGGGCCGCGTGCTCCAGATGTGGTACGTCGGCGCATCCGGTGCCGTCTCCGCCGGCGTCATGCCGGCCGCGGACGGGGCGGGTCACGCCGTGCTCGACGGCAGCTACACCCCCGGCGACACCGTGGCCATCACGGTCGAGCCCGAGGGCGGATCCGAGCAGCCCACCACCGAGCCCATCGTGGCGGTCACCAGCACCTGA
- a CDS encoding sigma-70 family RNA polymerase sigma factor, protein MLGLVPSSIERPDLPGPADPESKESLLGRVAQGDRRAFSELYDQLAPRVLGLVRRLLVDHAQSEEVTQEIFLEIWQSASRFDPAKGAATTWVLTMAHRRAVDRVRASQSSRDRDVRIGIRDHENGYDQVSETVEISIEHERVKKAMTKLTEIQRQAVSLAYYGGYSHSEVASMLDVPIGTVKTRLRDGMIRLRDEMGVAS, encoded by the coding sequence ATGCTGGGGCTCGTGCCTTCATCGATCGAGCGTCCCGACCTACCCGGGCCGGCGGACCCCGAGTCGAAGGAGTCGCTCCTCGGCCGCGTCGCCCAGGGCGACCGGCGTGCGTTCTCGGAGCTCTACGACCAGCTCGCTCCTCGCGTCCTCGGACTCGTCCGCCGACTCCTCGTCGACCACGCGCAGTCGGAGGAGGTCACGCAGGAGATCTTCCTGGAGATCTGGCAGTCCGCTTCCCGCTTCGACCCCGCCAAGGGCGCAGCGACCACGTGGGTCCTCACCATGGCCCACCGCCGCGCGGTCGACCGCGTGCGTGCCTCCCAGTCCAGCCGCGATCGCGATGTCCGCATCGGCATCCGCGACCACGAGAACGGCTACGACCAGGTCTCCGAGACCGTCGAGATCAGCATCGAGCACGAGAGGGTGAAGAAGGCCATGACGAAGCTCACCGAGATCCAGCGCCAGGCCGTCTCCCTCGCGTACTACGGCGGCTACAGCCACAGCGAGGTCGCGTCGATGCTCGACGTGCCCATCGGCACCGTGAAGACACGTCTGCGCGACGGCATGATCCGCCTGCGCGACGAGATGGGGGTCGCATCATGA
- a CDS encoding DNA-directed RNA polymerase subunit beta has protein sequence MSGEYHKPTKFSGAKFESMLGGDDPATISRVAHETASALLARVRADPDPAVVERLIAYTDEHGIDAVAELWSRASPRSLPGALWRLYLMRALIRQDPDGISLLYQRGAEVATTIDPVVAGATAPTGPAEIVELADSILRGLFMGDFAVALDRAGAFSRLAALGATSVADDLDATASPERAGDLTTRALQLSQMAADLVQCARLWRSERLD, from the coding sequence ATGTCCGGCGAATACCACAAGCCCACCAAGTTCTCCGGGGCCAAGTTCGAGAGCATGCTCGGCGGCGACGACCCCGCCACGATCAGCCGCGTCGCCCACGAGACCGCGTCGGCCCTGCTGGCGCGCGTGCGGGCGGATCCGGACCCGGCGGTCGTCGAGCGCCTCATCGCGTACACCGACGAGCACGGCATCGACGCGGTCGCCGAGCTGTGGTCACGCGCCAGCCCGCGCAGCCTGCCGGGCGCCCTCTGGCGGCTCTACCTCATGCGCGCGCTCATCCGGCAGGATCCCGACGGCATCAGCCTCCTCTACCAGCGCGGCGCCGAGGTGGCCACGACCATCGACCCGGTCGTCGCCGGCGCCACCGCTCCGACCGGTCCGGCGGAGATCGTCGAGCTCGCCGACAGCATCCTCCGCGGCCTCTTCATGGGCGACTTCGCGGTGGCCCTCGACCGCGCGGGCGCGTTCAGCCGGCTGGCCGCCCTCGGCGCGACGAGCGTCGCGGACGACCTCGACGCGACGGCGTCGCCGGAGCGCGCGGGGGATCTCACCACGCGCGCCCTGCAACTCTCGCAGATGGCCGCCGACCTCGTGCAGTGCGCCCGGCTCTGGCGGAGCGAGCGGCTCGACTGA
- a CDS encoding acyltransferase family protein, with the protein MSGGDGTTITAARADWVDAARAMAILLVALFHAGLLLMQEDLASPVWATINSAFVTFRMPIFFLASGLLAGSAVRRSWPELWNSRIAILVWALAIWSVLRFLYFSVVPLDSRPHEGDPRALLLAFVFPATGLWFLHALAVFLVVAKMAYGRVPPWIQLGVAAVLSALFLSVLRIGSLSWDGMAKYLVFFLIGLHAKDLVFRVASRPRPIAAAAALVAFGAAGVAVELTGISGVPGVLLVVSCLAMAVGVLWAALLARTRLVRPLRFLGRNTLPIYVAHVLVIAAACAVLDAVGFEASGAVPYLLPLVVSVVAIAASLALHAVAMRTPLRFLYRTPPFLVLDRGGRG; encoded by the coding sequence ATGTCTGGGGGAGACGGAACGACGATCACCGCTGCGCGCGCGGACTGGGTGGATGCGGCCAGGGCGATGGCCATCCTGCTGGTGGCGCTCTTCCATGCGGGCCTCCTGCTGATGCAGGAGGACCTCGCCTCACCTGTCTGGGCGACCATCAACAGCGCGTTCGTCACCTTCCGGATGCCGATCTTCTTCCTCGCGTCGGGGCTCCTCGCGGGATCCGCCGTGCGCCGCTCCTGGCCGGAGCTCTGGAACTCCCGCATCGCGATCCTCGTGTGGGCGCTCGCGATCTGGTCGGTGCTGCGATTCCTCTACTTCTCTGTGGTGCCGCTCGACTCGCGTCCGCACGAGGGCGACCCGCGGGCGCTGCTGCTCGCGTTCGTGTTCCCGGCGACGGGCCTCTGGTTCCTGCACGCGCTCGCCGTGTTCCTCGTCGTGGCCAAGATGGCGTACGGGCGGGTGCCGCCGTGGATCCAGCTGGGCGTCGCCGCCGTCCTCTCCGCCCTCTTCCTCAGCGTGCTGCGCATCGGCAGCCTCAGCTGGGACGGCATGGCGAAGTACCTCGTCTTCTTCCTCATCGGGCTGCACGCCAAGGACCTGGTGTTCCGCGTCGCGTCCCGGCCGCGGCCCATCGCGGCCGCGGCCGCCCTGGTCGCGTTCGGCGCGGCGGGGGTCGCCGTCGAGCTGACCGGCATCAGCGGTGTCCCCGGCGTGCTGCTCGTCGTCTCGTGCCTCGCGATGGCGGTCGGCGTGCTCTGGGCGGCCCTGCTCGCGCGCACGCGGCTCGTGCGACCGCTGCGCTTCCTCGGCCGGAACACGCTGCCGATCTACGTGGCGCACGTCCTCGTGATCGCCGCGGCCTGCGCCGTGCTCGACGCCGTGGGCTTCGAGGCGTCCGGCGCCGTGCCGTACCTGCTGCCCCTGGTGGTCAGCGTCGTCGCGATCGCGGCGTCCCTTGCCCTGCACGCGGTGGCGATGCGCACGCCGCTCCGGTTCCTCTACCGCACGCCGCCGTTCCTCGTGCTGGACCGGGGCGGTCGGGGCTGA